One Paenibacillus riograndensis SBR5 DNA segment encodes these proteins:
- a CDS encoding sensor histidine kinase, producing MNWLIQWVVRPLMNRKFFTKIFVSISIVSFVGVFSLVAFYQQYFERVLTVNEMERVQRSINQAGLNLDNQLTRIVQNINYFFYYSDNGSELIEATDRNKVEKALEAYRTQYSSELESVFLMIKDDKEEGGEALIYDENLDRVPDIDYRSQAWYRDFINKDTELWSKLTKEHLFYQDRSYRTIYLTLGKYTAEGRDGMLVVRLNGRLFSDAFRILATSDLLIELKDPDGNIVYSSLPDDISANRSRYLQMDSKLNNSGFGVQAFINQQAISQKVRKAEIVQPLVIVIVLVITMIISFVLSLTLVQPIKKLLQLMKHVEVGDLRVRFSSKYTDEIGLLGRNFNRMLSNLSEMIDKMYVVEMEKINAEMKQKDATMLAMQHQINPHFLYNTLEVINCQAILNDVPEISRMSKAMADFFRYTVDSPRIEVELSVEIQHVRTYLEIQHERYPDIEIDLDGLELFYAYPIIKLTVQPIVENAFQYGFIGGRDYYLKVYAADISPDTYALIIEDNGEGMQTAAMEAMNALFAKESMELPQGNASSRHGIGLLNVHHRIRLRYGGRYGLTLAESLTGGISVEILLPKEGKENEDSGR from the coding sequence ATGAACTGGTTGATTCAATGGGTCGTAAGACCGCTGATGAACCGTAAGTTTTTTACGAAAATATTTGTTTCCATCTCCATCGTATCATTCGTCGGCGTGTTCAGTCTGGTGGCTTTCTATCAACAGTATTTCGAGAGAGTATTAACAGTGAATGAAATGGAGCGTGTGCAGCGTTCCATTAATCAGGCCGGTCTTAATCTGGATAACCAGTTGACCCGGATCGTCCAGAATATTAATTACTTTTTCTATTATTCCGATAATGGCTCGGAGCTCATTGAGGCCACAGACCGCAATAAGGTGGAGAAGGCGCTCGAAGCGTATAGGACCCAGTACTCAAGTGAGCTGGAATCGGTATTTCTTATGATCAAAGATGATAAAGAAGAGGGGGGAGAGGCACTGATTTATGATGAGAACCTGGACCGGGTTCCCGACATTGATTACAGGAGTCAAGCATGGTATCGGGATTTCATTAACAAGGATACGGAGCTGTGGTCCAAGCTCACCAAAGAGCATTTATTCTATCAGGACCGCTCTTATCGTACGATTTATTTGACGCTTGGAAAGTATACTGCAGAAGGCCGTGATGGCATGCTGGTGGTGCGGCTGAACGGCAGGCTGTTCAGCGATGCTTTCCGTATTCTTGCCACATCCGACCTTCTTATTGAGCTCAAGGACCCGGATGGGAATATTGTGTATTCCTCTTTGCCGGATGACATTAGCGCTAACCGGTCCCGGTATTTGCAGATGGATTCCAAGCTTAACAATAGCGGGTTTGGAGTGCAGGCGTTCATCAATCAGCAGGCGATTTCCCAAAAGGTACGAAAGGCTGAAATTGTCCAGCCGCTGGTTATTGTAATTGTTTTGGTGATTACGATGATTATTTCGTTCGTTCTGTCGCTTACACTCGTCCAGCCGATCAAAAAATTGCTGCAACTAATGAAGCATGTTGAGGTTGGCGACCTCAGGGTCCGTTTCTCAAGCAAATATACAGATGAGATTGGACTGCTGGGCCGGAACTTTAACAGGATGCTCTCTAATCTGTCCGAAATGATTGATAAAATGTACGTTGTCGAGATGGAGAAGATTAATGCAGAGATGAAACAGAAGGATGCAACAATGCTCGCTATGCAGCATCAGATTAATCCGCATTTTCTATATAACACGCTTGAAGTGATCAATTGTCAGGCGATTCTCAACGATGTCCCGGAAATTAGCCGCATGAGTAAAGCCATGGCTGATTTTTTTCGTTACACTGTTGATTCTCCCAGGATTGAGGTGGAATTATCAGTCGAAATACAGCATGTCAGAACCTATCTGGAGATTCAGCACGAGCGGTATCCTGATATTGAAATCGACCTGGATGGATTGGAGCTTTTCTACGCCTATCCAATTATAAAGCTGACAGTTCAGCCTATTGTGGAGAATGCTTTTCAGTATGGATTCATAGGAGGACGGGACTATTACCTGAAAGTCTATGCAGCAGATATTTCACCGGATACCTATGCCCTAATTATCGAGGATAATGGTGAAGGGATGCAAACAGCTGCGATGGAGGCGATGAATGCTCTTTTTGCTAAAGAATCCATGGAGTTGCCCCAGGGGAATGCCAGCAGCAGGCATGGGATTGGTCTTCTGAATGTACATCACCGCATTAGATTGCGTTATGGCGGTCGGTATGGTTTGACCCTTGCAGAGTCATTGACCGGCGGCATTTCGGTTGAGATTTTACTTCCCAAGGAGGGAAAAGAGAATGAAGATTCTGGTCGTTGA